A window of Punica granatum isolate Tunisia-2019 chromosome 8, ASM765513v2, whole genome shotgun sequence genomic DNA:
GATTAAAATCGAGCAtgcgataaaaatttgatttttactgATTTTAAAGTTTCCGCTGCACACGTGCTTCGTTTTCTAACAACTAGCACTGGGATTGACTTTGTTTGAACACTGCAAGTCTATTGGAATCCAATCAACAAACCAtcagttccttgggatgcatcATCGAGTTAGCTTCGCTTTAGCAGCGGTTTGAGTGCATTTGCACTTATAGTCTAGTCAAAATTGTTTTTGAGCCACATCATCCTTTTTTTACTAAATAGCAACATAATCTATTAGTTGCGTATTTGGTTTGCCTATTATATAATCCTAAGGAGAGCTACATAATCCTTTAGATTTGTGGATGAATGTGATCCGATTAATCTATGTCgacatttatttgttttatatgattgtgaatgagatcttttcaattttagttatttatttcatttattgtgcttgaagagaaaaaaaaactacatgTTCTAACAGGGTACCCGTAACCTGTAATATAATttaggttccgggtaggttctGGTTCAAGGTTCCAACATGGTAGGGCTCGGTCGCTGAATCTTggatttgctttttttttttttttttttttcaaattataggCAGTGAAGAATGGAAGTAAAGAACCTTGGCTCATTCGTCAATGTTTTGCTACAAAATAATGTGTTAGACTCTAATATATAGTTGTATACCACTGTTTATGCGTAATACGTGAGACTAACCAAACTGCGAAGGTTCTTGATGGATTTCTGAATAGTAAGATGCACGTTGAGAAAAGAAAGTCCGGTTTGGCAATGCCCATCCTCTACGCTGGGAAATCATTATAATTTGATGTGAACTCCATATATTCTCACGGAGCTAGGGTGACGATATACTAAAGAAATAGTATATGGAGCATGTTGTTCATGTTATTCAGCTAACAACGAGACCCTTGCGAGGATGGATTACTCTAAAAAAACTATTCATTTAGAGTTTCTAACAAACGTCACTGCACTAATTCCATTTTCTTGCGTATAGAGTATGTTCATTAGTTCACCCTTCAAGAAAGTTTTGCAGCGTGCGTCCaattaaaattgtaattaacatatgataagaaagaaaatgcgAAACGAAACAGTTAATTTGGTCTCTTACCCAAAAAATACTGTTATATGTTGAATTTTCATGACCATTATTAATGAGCATGTCGTCATTGTTAGTTATTATAGTACGATTAGAAACTTATAATTAACAATAcccatttttaatttattgagaAAAATCTCCATTTTTTAACATCACttttgtatttcttttttctgtgtCTACCTCTATACTTAGAAGCATAAATGACCCCGACAAATCTCACTTAAAGTCGGGGCAGCCAACTAAGGGGTATAACTTTttcagcgtgaattttctcatttCACAATACCTAAGCCCAAGACTTTCTTTATGGAAAAAGAACGCTGAACCACTTGAACAAACTCGCATATGTTTGTACAATTTTAAATTCATTATACCACATTCACCCAAATATTCATTATACCACGACTTTTTACAACAGTACAATCAAGCCAAAAATCTATATAAAGAGGTTGGAACCGAATGAGAAATGCATCAAAGGCAAAGGGAAATAACTTAATTAAGGAAGCAAAAAGATGGGGTCTTCCATGGCCAGTATAATGGCCACTGTGCTTGTGGTGGCAACGTTCTTCCTCATCCAGCCATCCCAAACTGCTGCAGCCAATACGGAAGGATTCATCCTTAAACCCTTTCCTTTCCCCAGGAGATCACCACCTCCTCCACCACCCCGAGCTGTCTGTACCTGTCCGCCTCCTCCACCAGTGCAGGCTCCACCCCCACCGTCTCCTCCACCGCCTATGCCATCTCCACCCCCGCCGTCTCCCCCACCGCCTCCTCCCCCAGTGACGTCTCCACCCCCGCCTTCTCCTCCACCACCGCCTCCCCCAGTTACGTCTCCACCCCCACCATCTCTTCGACCGCCTCCTCCCCCAGTGACGTCTCCACCCCACCGTCTCCTCCACCACCTCCACCACCTATGCTGTCTCCACCCCCGCCGTCTCCCCGACCGCCTCCTCCTCCAGTGACGTCTCCACCCCCGCCTTCTCCTCCACCACCGCCTCC
This region includes:
- the LOC116188278 gene encoding pollen-specific leucine-rich repeat extensin-like protein 3 translates to MGSSMASIMATVLVVATFFLIQPSQTAAANTEGFILKPFPFPRRSPPPPPPRAVCTCPPPPPVQAPPPPSPPPPMPSPPPPSPPPPPPPVTSPPPPSPPPPPPPVTSPPPPSLRPPPPPVTSPPHRLLHHLHHLCCLHPRRLPDRLLLQ